From Tiliqua scincoides isolate rTilSci1 chromosome 2, rTilSci1.hap2, whole genome shotgun sequence, the proteins below share one genomic window:
- the LOC136641703 gene encoding twist-related protein 2-like encodes MHCGLLGPSPRGCRKGSETSAERMKEESMCPDSPEGSLVTSEEESERMPKKGLRKRGQLGKSLTSTPQECSTPSPQGKRSKRSPVPQTFEDMHTQRVIANVRERQRTQSLNDAFAELRKIIPTLPSDKLSKIQTLKLAARYIDFLYQVLQSDELDHKISSCNYLAHERLSYAFSVWRMEGAWSMSASH; translated from the coding sequence ATGCACTGTGGCCTCCTCGGTCCAAGTCCCCGTGGCTGCCGAAAGGGAAGTGAAACGAGCGCAGAGAGGATGAAAGAGGAGAGCATGTGCCCCGACTCACCGGAGGGCAGCCTGGTCACCAGTGAGGAGGAGAGCGAGAGGATGCCCAAGAAAGGCCTCCGCAAGAGGGGCCAGCTGGGCAAGTCCTTGACCTCCACCCCACAGGAGtgcagcaccccctcccctcaGGGCAAGCGCAGCAAGCGGAGCCCCGTGCCACAGACCTTTGAGGACATGCACACGCAACGGGTGATCGCCAACGTGCGGGAGCGCCAGCGCACCCAGTCGCTGAACGATGCCTTTGCCGAGCTGCGCAAGATCATCCCCACGCTGCCTTCTGACAAGCTCAGCAAGATCCAGACACTCAAGTTGGCCGCCCGCTATATCGACTTTCTATATCAGGTTCTGCAGAGCGACGAACTGGACCACAAGATCTCCAGCTGCAACTACCTGGCCCACGAGAGGCTCAGCTATGCCTTTTCCGTCTGGAGGATGGAAGGGGCCTGGTCCATGTCAGCGTCCCACTGA